The sequence CCCTTTTTTAGCCTTCTGATAATCTTGTTTTGTGTATAGCCTAGCCTCCTCTTCCTTTTTTCGCCCTGGTAATGGAATATCAAATTTAACAATCATCCATCTGAACAGGACAAAGTACAGTGCTGCAAATATAAGCCCAATCATGGCTTGGACGATATAAATGCCTCCGTGGTTAGAAGCGAGTGGAATCCAGTTTAACGCGGCTATTTCAATTAATCCGCCGCCCATCATGCCGACGACGCCAAACATGTTCATCAGCGTCACCATAGTCGCGCCAAGAAGAGCATGGATCACAAATAAATAAGGCGCGATAAATAGAAATGTAAATTCAAGCGGTTCTGTAATTCCCGCAAATATCGCTGTTAATGTTGCTGGCAATACAAGGGCAAGCACTTTTTTCCGGTTTTCTTTCGGTGTGGAAAAATACATGGCGAGTGCGATCCCAAAACAGCCGAACATTTTAATATTTCCATGGAGTAAAAACCCATATGGATAAAGATCTTTTAACGCTGCAGTTGAAGTAGCAAAATCATTTAAATTGGCAATCCAATATGGTTTTAACCCTTCATTTACAGCAGCTGGACCAAATTCAAAAGGAGTGTAAATAAAATGATGCAGCCCCGTTGGAATTAAAACCCTTTCCAAGAAGTGAAACAGCCAGACACCAACATAACCAGCTTGTGAGATGAACCCTTGGAGGGAACCAATGCCTTGCTGGACATACGGCCATACAAAAGCAACGAGAAAAGCGAAAGGAATCATTACAAAAAAGCCAATGATCACCACAAAGACGAGACCCTGGAAAATGCCAAGCATTTCAGGAAGCTTTTGATCATAAAAACGATTATGGATCCAAATCACAATTGCAGATATGATAATGGCGCCAATGATATTTGTATCCAATGTAGGGATACCGGCAATTTCTTTAACACCTGTTATGTTCTCGACACCTTGTGATAGGTCGACGCCGAAAGTGGACGGCCAAAGTGTCAAAATCGCATTGATAAAATTATTGAAAACAAGGTAAACCATCAATGCTGCAAGTGTGGCACGTGCTTGCGCTTTCTTTGCTAGTGAAATGGGCAAGCCGATAACAAACGCCAGCTCCATATGATTAAAAATGGTCCATCCCCCACTTTCAATCAGTGACCAAACCTTGTACCACATCGTCCCTTCTGCAGCGATGTCCCCCATAATCGCCGGGTTTTTAAATAAAGTTGCCAGGCCGACGACAATGCCAAAAAATGCGAATAAGAGAACAGGGACAATCATCGCGCTGCCAAACCGCTTGATTGCGTTCATAAGCAAAACTCCTTTGCATGATCTACAATTTAACTGTAAAGGCAGCGCTTTCAAAACCCAATAGGTTTGACGCATTTAGAAATCAAGTTGTACCATTAGATTATATTTTCACAGAAGGAAAATATTTTCATAGAAGGTGAGCACATGATTCTAGACAAGTTAGTCAATAAACACTTTGAATCACTAAGCGAGAATGACTTGCATATTATTAAGACGATTTATGACCATATTGATGAGATGAAGACGATGAAAATTCAGGATCTCGCTGCTTATGCCCACACTTCCATCTCTTCCATCCACCGTCTCACGAAAAAAATTGGTTTAGACGGCTACAGCGACTTAAAATCTTATATTAAATTGAACAATTTTACGGAAGGTACGAGCCAAGATTTAATGGAACTGCTTGACCAGGATATCCACCAGACGAGGAAGTACATGGAACAACTAGACTTTTGCCAATTAAACCAACTGATTGACCGCGCCCCATATATCTATATTTACGGAACAGGGGCTGCACAGCTAGATTTGGCGAATGATGTCCAGCGGCAGTTATGGACGCTGCACAAGAAATCTCAAGTCATACGAAGTGAACGGGATTTTACAAATGGACTCGGGGAAATGGGCGAAGACGATCTTTTGTTTATTATTTCTTTATCCGGCGAATCAGAAAACCTCGATGAAATTATTCACGCGATTAAAACAAGAAAGATAAAATGTGTGAGCCTGACCACATTAAGAAATAATTTACTCGCCCAAAATGCGATGTTTAATATTTATGTAAACAGCACTCCTTTTTGTTTGTATAACAAAGTCGAGAACTCTAGCTTTTTGCCGTTTTACATTGTGGTTGATATTATTGTGAGGAAATTCAGTGAGTGGAAAATGGAACAGGTGGGGAAATAATAACAGTGGGTCGGCTATGTCTTGAAACCGGCCGCTCATAAAGCAATGGCTGAAATGATAGAAACATTCTAGACGAGCCTATCGCTTATTCGCCTCCTTGTTTTCCTCTTCTTTTTTAGGGCAATCTTCTTCCTCTACACTATGCTTAAACGTCCCGATCCTTTTTTGTTTGTCTTAAAAGGCAAAAAAATCACCATTCATTCTTGTATAATGGAGTCACCATCAATATGAAACCATATTAGAAAGGCACTAGATAAATGAACGCAATCTCTTATCGGAAATCCGTGGCGTGGGGGAAAGCGCTAGGCAGTTTAGTGTTTGTGCTAGTTTGTCTGTTTTTGCTGTACGGCGCTTTTTTTATGGATACTACATGGATTCGTACATTTTTTTGTATTACATCCGCTATCATAGGGATTCCGTTTTTTGGTGGATATTTAGTGGTTTGCTTGCCACGGGCATTGAAATCAAACACGCAATTACTCACTTACGACCAAAAATCGATTTCGGACGGTAAAAAAACAGTAGCGTGGGTGGACATTGAAAACATCAGCTACAGTGGCCCGTCCTTTCAAAAATGGCTATTTCCGCAGTTTCCTCAACTGATTTTTCACTTGAAGAACAGAGAGACTTGGACCGTAAGTACTTATTATTTGCTAACAGACTCCGACATTCAGTCCGTCTTGAAGCTTTTGCGCGGGCTGCTTAGCCGCAACGGTAAGAAGTAAAATAGTTCTTAGTAGAATTATATTGTTATGAAGCTAAGGCAGTCTACAATTAACAGAAAGGAAGGCGTACAATCATGAAAGCGAGCATCGAAAACCTCCTTCGTCTATTGGGAGACCAGCACGAGGCGCATCATGGGATTCCAGAGAGTGAGATCGAGGCGAAGGAACGAGAGCTTGGTTTTTCCTTGCCGCTGGTGCTACGGAATTACTACAAAGCGTTGGGACGGTCTCCACACATCACCCAAGGGTGCAACAATCAATACGAACCGCTGCAGTTGAAGAAGTTGTTTATTCCTGATAGCACTTTTTTTACGACAGACAAAGCATTTTTGGTTTTCTACCAAGTAGAAGAATCTGTGATCTATTGTGGGATCCGGTTGGACGATTTGGAAAGGGAAGACCCGCCAGTTTATTTATGCGCTTGGAGTTTCGCCGACTGGCAGTTAGAGAATCAGTCACTAAGCCGTTTTCTCGCTGGCAAAGCGCTAATTCAATTGGGTGTTGAAGATCGGCTGCCGTATTGGGCGATTTTCGATGAAAGCACGTGGGACTTGTTCGACTATCGCGACTGGATGCGTTTAGACGACCGCGAAGATGAGATAGAAGAAGGTTCCGAGCTTAATACGTGGAAAATCTTTGTGAAAGATGATGTGCTAATCGTGTTTGAACTTTCTGGTTCAGAAGAAGAAGGGGAAGCCCCGTTGGCGGTATATCTTGCTTCTTTTAAGCAAACGAGTATGGAGAATCTCCTAAACGAGCTAGAAAAGGCAGCGAACTTGCCCGCGTATCGAACCAGTCTGTTTGAACATTAATATTGTGGGGGCACATGCTCTGGTAAGAAAGGGGTCGTTCCT is a genomic window of Shouchella clausii containing:
- a CDS encoding MurR/RpiR family transcriptional regulator codes for the protein MILDKLVNKHFESLSENDLHIIKTIYDHIDEMKTMKIQDLAAYAHTSISSIHRLTKKIGLDGYSDLKSYIKLNNFTEGTSQDLMELLDQDIHQTRKYMEQLDFCQLNQLIDRAPYIYIYGTGAAQLDLANDVQRQLWTLHKKSQVIRSERDFTNGLGEMGEDDLLFIISLSGESENLDEIIHAIKTRKIKCVSLTTLRNNLLAQNAMFNIYVNSTPFCLYNKVENSSFLPFYIVVDIIVRKFSEWKMEQVGK
- a CDS encoding SMI1/KNR4 family protein; its protein translation is MKASIENLLRLLGDQHEAHHGIPESEIEAKERELGFSLPLVLRNYYKALGRSPHITQGCNNQYEPLQLKKLFIPDSTFFTTDKAFLVFYQVEESVIYCGIRLDDLEREDPPVYLCAWSFADWQLENQSLSRFLAGKALIQLGVEDRLPYWAIFDESTWDLFDYRDWMRLDDREDEIEEGSELNTWKIFVKDDVLIVFELSGSEEEGEAPLAVYLASFKQTSMENLLNELEKAANLPAYRTSLFEH
- a CDS encoding DUF5381 family protein, which produces MNAISYRKSVAWGKALGSLVFVLVCLFLLYGAFFMDTTWIRTFFCITSAIIGIPFFGGYLVVCLPRALKSNTQLLTYDQKSISDGKKTVAWVDIENISYSGPSFQKWLFPQFPQLIFHLKNRETWTVSTYYLLTDSDIQSVLKLLRGLLSRNGKK
- a CDS encoding alpha-glucoside-specific PTS transporter subunit IIBC is translated as MNAIKRFGSAMIVPVLLFAFFGIVVGLATLFKNPAIMGDIAAEGTMWYKVWSLIESGGWTIFNHMELAFVIGLPISLAKKAQARATLAALMVYLVFNNFINAILTLWPSTFGVDLSQGVENITGVKEIAGIPTLDTNIIGAIIISAIVIWIHNRFYDQKLPEMLGIFQGLVFVVIIGFFVMIPFAFLVAFVWPYVQQGIGSLQGFISQAGYVGVWLFHFLERVLIPTGLHHFIYTPFEFGPAAVNEGLKPYWIANLNDFATSTAALKDLYPYGFLLHGNIKMFGCFGIALAMYFSTPKENRKKVLALVLPATLTAIFAGITEPLEFTFLFIAPYLFVIHALLGATMVTLMNMFGVVGMMGGGLIEIAALNWIPLASNHGGIYIVQAMIGLIFAALYFVLFRWMIVKFDIPLPGRKKEEEARLYTKQDYQKAKKGSNSEKQAAAIYESEYEEKAVYYLEGLGGKENIKDVTNCATRLRVTVIDPSLVKDSDYFTNNKMAHGLAKSGQSVQIIVGLSVPQVRDSFEAKL